In one Dama dama isolate Ldn47 chromosome 5, ASM3311817v1, whole genome shotgun sequence genomic region, the following are encoded:
- the MBD3L1 gene encoding methyl-CpG-binding domain protein 3-like 1 has protein sequence MVKTSQRKHCDCGKLSKPKPGLNISNPLRMSSYIFKRPVTRITSHPSNEVRCYPWEETLDNPQQLYWQKRLQGLQACSSAGELLSPLDLAKVLQKIAPSCPGESLPRVHAGGPNSNPMAAPAWSSDLSQTIPAAGSSTPQLLCKQCLVTEEDIRNQERRVKTARERLAIALVADRLAGEAEKVWDQEGCPGPML, from the coding sequence ATGGTGAAGACTTCACAGAGGAAGCATTGTGACTGTGGAAAACTATCAAAACCAAAGCCTGGTTTAAACATCTCAAACCCTTTGAGGATGTCCAGTTACATATTCAAGAGACCAGTGACTAGAATCACATCCCATCCCAGCAATGAGGTCAGATGTTATCCCTGGGAGGAAACATTGGACAACCCCCAACAGCTCTACTGGCAGAAGAGACTGCAAGGACTCCAGGCCTgcagcagtgcaggagagctgTTAAGTCCTCTGGATCTAGCCAAAGTCTTGCAAAAAATTGCACCAAGTTGCCCAGGTGAGTCCCTTCCACGGGTACATGCAGGTGGTCCAAACTCCAACCCCATGGCCGCCCCTGCCTGGTCTTCAGATTTGTCCCAGACCATTCCAGCAGCTGGTTCCAGCACCCCACAGCTCCTCTGCAAACAGTGTCTGGTAACTGAGGAGGATATCAGGAATCAGGAAAGGAGAgtgaagacagcaagagagagacTGGCAATAGCACTGGTTGCCGACAGACTGGCTGGTGAGGCAGAGAAAGTGTGGGACCAAGAAGGATGCCCTGGGCCAATGCTgtga